In one Leptidea sinapis chromosome 25, ilLepSina1.1, whole genome shotgun sequence genomic region, the following are encoded:
- the LOC126972153 gene encoding retinoblastoma-like protein 2 isoform X1: MSKPEDNDENWIAALDNLCSQLNVDPVAAKKSKQSFAEIRRNFTLDGDVLHWMACALYVACRTAITPTVETGKAVAGNCVSLTRLLRLCNISLIQFFNKIKNWMDMTLMPADFKDRIGRLEHKFAVSTVLFRKFQPLFQEIFSGLTTEPVKSNSKSKKQKLQPCTTNAVFEFTWCLYVSVKGEFHNSADDLVDMYHLLLSCLDFMFANAFMSRRIDLLNPSFKGLPSKWLNDDFELPENPPCIVSVLCEIKDGLAVEANTMKEYSWKRVMKSFFDKKLLKGNSETQLGILDIGNFDLNQKSLNNLYETYVLSVGEFDERIFLGEHAQEQIGTKKVSGDEISQVIANFGPSAKSCPDTPLTGRSYLERRAEKLTPVSEATNSLGRLAKFLHQCRPQPSSALLRLFSEYGVSEETITKKVIEPCNMWSEQFGNSLKECDCSAETIRFRCNMVTCLYYKVFEHIIREEHRKKPQVSLQILLSQETYQLTVFACCTEVVLHSYGVHSLRFPRVLQIFGLSAFHFYKIIELVVKAIVDKLSRDVIKHLNAVEEQVLESLVWKSDSPLWDQLLRSPVPPSSKVYVHDSPNAKNTAIDRYITPMADQAKKQLFKDNVKPGQSLLVNTNPKHDAVEPVTPNGETTPNTTPKKTNNSLILFFRKFYSLAVVRMNDLCTRLRLTDDELKRKIWTCLEYSIMLQTQLMKDRHLDQILMCSVYVICKVSNTASNQVERTFADIMRCYRQRPLADNHVYRSVLISQIDEGSPERGDLINFYNRVYVQCMQNFALRFTGRHKDECSLSPLPAARGSSLSPGGQRVCSAQQLYVKPLPSSPPTHRHHLTYRFSRSPAKDLQAINTLMSSEVGGVKRGVVSDAGDLVKRARTINQPFRNNPVVQIEKKLSCSLGRLLLHLL, from the exons atgtcaaAACCGGAGGATAATGATGAAAACTGGATTGCTGCATTGGACAATTTGTGCTCGCAGTTAAACGTAGACCCAGTTGCAGCGAAAAAATCAAAGCAATCCTTTGCCGAAATTAGGCGAAATTTTACTCTAGAT GGAGATGTTTTACACTGGATGGCATGTGCCCTATATGTCGCATGTCGTACAGCTATTACTCCTACGGTTGAAACAGGCAAAGCAGTGGCGGGAAATTGTGTTAGTCTGACTAGGCTACTGAGATTATGCAATAtaag TTTAATTcagttttttaacaaaataaaaaattggatGGACATGACATTGATGCCAGCTGATTTCAAGGATCGAATTGGTAGATTGGAGCACAAGTTTGCAGTTTCTACTGTATTATTCAGAAAATTTCAACCATTGTTTCAAGAAATTTTTTCTGGGCTCACAACTGAGCCTGTTAAATCTAATTCAAAGAGTAAAAAACAGAA gCTCCAGCCGTGCACTACAAATGCAGTGTTTGAGTTCACATGGTGTCTCTATGTCAGCGTGAAGGGAGAGTTTCACAATTCAGCTGATGATTTGGTCGACATGTATCACTTGTTGTTATCATGTTTGGATTTTATGTTTGCTAATGCATTCATGTCAAGACGCATAGACCTCCTAAATCCAAGTTTTAAAG GTCTACCTAGTAAGTGGTTAAATGATGATTTTGAGTTGCCAGAAAATCCACCATGCATAGTTTCAGTTCTGTGTGAAATCAAGGATGGACTTGCTGTAGAAGCTAATACAATGAAAGAGTATAGTTGGAAGAGAGTTATGAAATCATTCTTTGATAAAAAG ttGCTGAAAGGAAATAGTGAAACTCAATTGGGTATACTTGACATaggaaattttgatttaaatcagAAATCATTGAACAATCTATATGAGACTTATGTTCTAAGTGTTGGGGAATTTGACGAGAGAATATTTTTAg GTGAACATGCACAGGAACAGATAGGAACAAAGAAAGTGTCCGGAGATGAAATATCACAAGTTATTGCAAACTTTGGTCCT AGTGCAAAATCATGTCCTGATACACCATTAACTGGTCGTAGTTACTTGGAACGTAGAGCTGAAAAGTTGACTCCAGTGTCCGAGGCCACCAACAGCCTCGGTAGGTTAGCCAAGTTCCTACACCAGTGCAGGCCTCAGCCGTCGTCTGCACTTTTAAGATTGTTTtc TGAGTATGGAGTTAGTGAAGAAACAATTACAAAGAAAGTTATAGAACCATGCAACATGTGGAGTGAACAATTTGGAAACAGCCTGAAGGAATGTGACTGCAGTGCGGAGACAATCAGGTTCAGGTGTAATATGGTGACATGCCTGTATTACAAAGTGTTTGAACATATTATTAGAGAAGAACACAGGAAAAAGCCCCAGGTTTCCTTACAG ATTTTATTATCACAAGAAACATATCAGCTTACCGTATTTGCGTGCTGTACGGAAGTAGTTTTACATTCATATGGCGTCCACTCGCTGAGGTTTCCCAGAGTTTTGCAAATATTTGGCCTGAGTGCTTTCCATTTCTACAAAATTATTGAACTGGTTGTTAAGGCGATTGTGGATAAACTGAGCAGGGATGtcattaaacatttaaatgct GTTGAGGAACAGGTGCTGGAATCACTTGTATGGAAGTCCGACAGTCCTCTGTGGGATCAGTTGTTGAGGTCACCTGTACCTCCTTCCTCAAAGGTTTACGTTCATGATTCACCAAATGCAAAGAATA CAGCAATAGATCGGTATATAACACCGATGGCTGACCAAGCAAAAAAACAACTCTTCAAAGATAATGTTAAACCTGGGCAGTCATTGTTAG TTAATACAAATCCAAAGCATGATGCAGTTGAACCAGTGACTCCGAACGGCGAAACCACGCCCAATACGACGCCTAAAAAGACGAATAACTCATTGATACTGTTCTTTAGAAAG TTCTATAGTTTGGCAGTAGTTCGAATGAATGATCTTTGTACGCGCCTAAGACTGACCGATGACGAGCTGAAGAGGAAGATATGGACGTGTCTAGAATACTCCATAATGCTTCAAACACAACTCATGAAGGACAGGCATCTAGATCAGATATTGATGTGCTCTGTCTATGTTATATGTAAG GTATCAAACACTGCTAGCAATCAGGTAGAGCGCACATTTGCAGACATAATGCGGTGCTACCGGCAGAGGCCTCTAGCGGACAATCATGTTTATAGATCTGTATTGATCAGCCAGATTGACGAAG GGTCACCAGAGCGAGGagatttaataaacttttacaaTAGAGTATATGTGCAGTGTATGCAGAATTTCGCGCTAAGGTTTACTGGAAGACATAAAGAT GAGTGCAGCCTGTCGCCGCTGCCGGCCGCTCGCGGCTCGTCTCTGTCTCCGGGCGGCCAGCGCGTGTGCAGCGCGCAGCAGCTCTACGTGAAGCCTCTCCCCTCGTCGCCGCCCACGCACCGGCACCACCTCACCTACCGGTTCAGCCGCAGCCCCGCGAAG GACCTGCAAGCTATCAACACGCTGATGTCGAGCGAGGTGGGCGGCGTCAAGCGAGGAGTCGTGAGCGACGCCGGCGACCTCGTCAAGAGAGCCAG AACCATCAACCAACCATTCCGTAATAATCCAGTAGTCCAGATTGAAAAGAAATTATCATGCTCTCTAGGACGTCTTTTATTGcacttattgtaa
- the LOC126972153 gene encoding retinoblastoma-like protein 2 isoform X2 has translation MSKPEDNDENWIAALDNLCSQLNVDPVAAKKSKQSFAEIRRNFTLDGDVLHWMACALYVACRTAITPTVETGKAVAGNCVSLTRLLRLCNISLIQFFNKIKNWMDMTLMPADFKDRIGRLEHKFAVSTVLFRKFQPLFQEIFSGLTTEPVKSNSKSKKQKLQPCTTNAVFEFTWCLYVSVKGEFHNSADDLVDMYHLLLSCLDFMFANAFMSRRIDLLNPSFKGLPSKWLNDDFELPENPPCIVSVLCEIKDGLAVEANTMKEYSWKRVMKSFFDKKLLKGNSETQLGILDIGNFDLNQKSLNNLYETYVLSVGEFDERIFLGEHAQEQIGTKKVSGDEISQVIANFGPSAKSCPDTPLTGRSYLERRAEKLTPVSEATNSLGRLAKFLHQCRPQPSSALLRLFSEYGVSEETITKKVIEPCNMWSEQFGNSLKECDCSAETIRFRCNMVTCLYYKVFEHIIREEHRKKPQVSLQILLSQETYQLTVFACCTEVVLHSYGVHSLRFPRVLQIFGLSAFHFYKIIELVVKAIVDKLSRDVIKHLNAVEEQVLESLVWKSDSPLWDQLLRSPVPPSSKVYVHDSPNAKNTIDRYITPMADQAKKQLFKDNVKPGQSLLVNTNPKHDAVEPVTPNGETTPNTTPKKTNNSLILFFRKFYSLAVVRMNDLCTRLRLTDDELKRKIWTCLEYSIMLQTQLMKDRHLDQILMCSVYVICKVSNTASNQVERTFADIMRCYRQRPLADNHVYRSVLISQIDEGSPERGDLINFYNRVYVQCMQNFALRFTGRHKDECSLSPLPAARGSSLSPGGQRVCSAQQLYVKPLPSSPPTHRHHLTYRFSRSPAKDLQAINTLMSSEVGGVKRGVVSDAGDLVKRARTINQPFRNNPVVQIEKKLSCSLGRLLLHLL, from the exons atgtcaaAACCGGAGGATAATGATGAAAACTGGATTGCTGCATTGGACAATTTGTGCTCGCAGTTAAACGTAGACCCAGTTGCAGCGAAAAAATCAAAGCAATCCTTTGCCGAAATTAGGCGAAATTTTACTCTAGAT GGAGATGTTTTACACTGGATGGCATGTGCCCTATATGTCGCATGTCGTACAGCTATTACTCCTACGGTTGAAACAGGCAAAGCAGTGGCGGGAAATTGTGTTAGTCTGACTAGGCTACTGAGATTATGCAATAtaag TTTAATTcagttttttaacaaaataaaaaattggatGGACATGACATTGATGCCAGCTGATTTCAAGGATCGAATTGGTAGATTGGAGCACAAGTTTGCAGTTTCTACTGTATTATTCAGAAAATTTCAACCATTGTTTCAAGAAATTTTTTCTGGGCTCACAACTGAGCCTGTTAAATCTAATTCAAAGAGTAAAAAACAGAA gCTCCAGCCGTGCACTACAAATGCAGTGTTTGAGTTCACATGGTGTCTCTATGTCAGCGTGAAGGGAGAGTTTCACAATTCAGCTGATGATTTGGTCGACATGTATCACTTGTTGTTATCATGTTTGGATTTTATGTTTGCTAATGCATTCATGTCAAGACGCATAGACCTCCTAAATCCAAGTTTTAAAG GTCTACCTAGTAAGTGGTTAAATGATGATTTTGAGTTGCCAGAAAATCCACCATGCATAGTTTCAGTTCTGTGTGAAATCAAGGATGGACTTGCTGTAGAAGCTAATACAATGAAAGAGTATAGTTGGAAGAGAGTTATGAAATCATTCTTTGATAAAAAG ttGCTGAAAGGAAATAGTGAAACTCAATTGGGTATACTTGACATaggaaattttgatttaaatcagAAATCATTGAACAATCTATATGAGACTTATGTTCTAAGTGTTGGGGAATTTGACGAGAGAATATTTTTAg GTGAACATGCACAGGAACAGATAGGAACAAAGAAAGTGTCCGGAGATGAAATATCACAAGTTATTGCAAACTTTGGTCCT AGTGCAAAATCATGTCCTGATACACCATTAACTGGTCGTAGTTACTTGGAACGTAGAGCTGAAAAGTTGACTCCAGTGTCCGAGGCCACCAACAGCCTCGGTAGGTTAGCCAAGTTCCTACACCAGTGCAGGCCTCAGCCGTCGTCTGCACTTTTAAGATTGTTTtc TGAGTATGGAGTTAGTGAAGAAACAATTACAAAGAAAGTTATAGAACCATGCAACATGTGGAGTGAACAATTTGGAAACAGCCTGAAGGAATGTGACTGCAGTGCGGAGACAATCAGGTTCAGGTGTAATATGGTGACATGCCTGTATTACAAAGTGTTTGAACATATTATTAGAGAAGAACACAGGAAAAAGCCCCAGGTTTCCTTACAG ATTTTATTATCACAAGAAACATATCAGCTTACCGTATTTGCGTGCTGTACGGAAGTAGTTTTACATTCATATGGCGTCCACTCGCTGAGGTTTCCCAGAGTTTTGCAAATATTTGGCCTGAGTGCTTTCCATTTCTACAAAATTATTGAACTGGTTGTTAAGGCGATTGTGGATAAACTGAGCAGGGATGtcattaaacatttaaatgct GTTGAGGAACAGGTGCTGGAATCACTTGTATGGAAGTCCGACAGTCCTCTGTGGGATCAGTTGTTGAGGTCACCTGTACCTCCTTCCTCAAAGGTTTACGTTCATGATTCACCAAATGCAAAGAATA CAATAGATCGGTATATAACACCGATGGCTGACCAAGCAAAAAAACAACTCTTCAAAGATAATGTTAAACCTGGGCAGTCATTGTTAG TTAATACAAATCCAAAGCATGATGCAGTTGAACCAGTGACTCCGAACGGCGAAACCACGCCCAATACGACGCCTAAAAAGACGAATAACTCATTGATACTGTTCTTTAGAAAG TTCTATAGTTTGGCAGTAGTTCGAATGAATGATCTTTGTACGCGCCTAAGACTGACCGATGACGAGCTGAAGAGGAAGATATGGACGTGTCTAGAATACTCCATAATGCTTCAAACACAACTCATGAAGGACAGGCATCTAGATCAGATATTGATGTGCTCTGTCTATGTTATATGTAAG GTATCAAACACTGCTAGCAATCAGGTAGAGCGCACATTTGCAGACATAATGCGGTGCTACCGGCAGAGGCCTCTAGCGGACAATCATGTTTATAGATCTGTATTGATCAGCCAGATTGACGAAG GGTCACCAGAGCGAGGagatttaataaacttttacaaTAGAGTATATGTGCAGTGTATGCAGAATTTCGCGCTAAGGTTTACTGGAAGACATAAAGAT GAGTGCAGCCTGTCGCCGCTGCCGGCCGCTCGCGGCTCGTCTCTGTCTCCGGGCGGCCAGCGCGTGTGCAGCGCGCAGCAGCTCTACGTGAAGCCTCTCCCCTCGTCGCCGCCCACGCACCGGCACCACCTCACCTACCGGTTCAGCCGCAGCCCCGCGAAG GACCTGCAAGCTATCAACACGCTGATGTCGAGCGAGGTGGGCGGCGTCAAGCGAGGAGTCGTGAGCGACGCCGGCGACCTCGTCAAGAGAGCCAG AACCATCAACCAACCATTCCGTAATAATCCAGTAGTCCAGATTGAAAAGAAATTATCATGCTCTCTAGGACGTCTTTTATTGcacttattgtaa
- the LOC126972153 gene encoding retinoblastoma-like protein 2 isoform X3, producing the protein MSKPEDNDENWIAALDNLCSQLNVDPVAAKKSKQSFAEIRRNFTLDGDVLHWMACALYVACRTAITPTVETGKAVAGNCVSLTRLLRLCNISLIQFFNKIKNWMDMTLMPADFKDRIGRLEHKFAVSTVLFRKFQPLFQEIFSGLTTEPVKSNSKSKKQKLQPCTTNAVFEFTWCLYVSVKGEFHNSADDLVDMYHLLLSCLDFMFANAFMSRRIDLLNPSFKGLPSKWLNDDFELPENPPCIVSVLCEIKDGLAVEANTMKEYSWKRVMKSFFDKKLLKGNSETQLGILDIGNFDLNQKSLNNLYETYVLSVGEFDERIFLGEHAQEQIGTKKVSGDEISQVIANFGPSAKSCPDTPLTGRSYLERRAEKLTPVSEATNSLGRLAKFLHQCRPQPSSALLRLFSEYGVSEETITKKVIEPCNMWSEQFGNSLKECDCSAETIRFRCNMVTCLYYKVFEHIIREEHRKKPQVSLQILLSQETYQLTVFACCTEVVLHSYGVHSLRFPRVLQIFGLSAFHFYKIIELVVKAIVDKLSRDVIKHLNAVEEQVLESLVWKSDSPLWDQLLRSPVPPSSKVYVHDSPNAKNTAIDRYITPMADQAKKQLFKDNVKPGQSLLVNTNPKHDAVEPVTPNGETTPNTTPKKTNNSLILFFRKFYSLAVVRMNDLCTRLRLTDDELKRKIWTCLEYSIMLQTQLMKDRHLDQILMCSVYVICKVSNTASNQVERTFADIMRCYRQRPLADNHVYRSVLISQIDEGSPERGDLINFYNRVYVQCMQNFALRFTGRHKDECSLSPLPAARGSSLSPGGQRVCSAQQLYVKPLPSSPPTHRHHLTYRFSRSPAKDLQAINTLMSSEVGGVKRGVVSDAGDLVKRARCAPGVARKLQGLVSDRQAL; encoded by the exons atgtcaaAACCGGAGGATAATGATGAAAACTGGATTGCTGCATTGGACAATTTGTGCTCGCAGTTAAACGTAGACCCAGTTGCAGCGAAAAAATCAAAGCAATCCTTTGCCGAAATTAGGCGAAATTTTACTCTAGAT GGAGATGTTTTACACTGGATGGCATGTGCCCTATATGTCGCATGTCGTACAGCTATTACTCCTACGGTTGAAACAGGCAAAGCAGTGGCGGGAAATTGTGTTAGTCTGACTAGGCTACTGAGATTATGCAATAtaag TTTAATTcagttttttaacaaaataaaaaattggatGGACATGACATTGATGCCAGCTGATTTCAAGGATCGAATTGGTAGATTGGAGCACAAGTTTGCAGTTTCTACTGTATTATTCAGAAAATTTCAACCATTGTTTCAAGAAATTTTTTCTGGGCTCACAACTGAGCCTGTTAAATCTAATTCAAAGAGTAAAAAACAGAA gCTCCAGCCGTGCACTACAAATGCAGTGTTTGAGTTCACATGGTGTCTCTATGTCAGCGTGAAGGGAGAGTTTCACAATTCAGCTGATGATTTGGTCGACATGTATCACTTGTTGTTATCATGTTTGGATTTTATGTTTGCTAATGCATTCATGTCAAGACGCATAGACCTCCTAAATCCAAGTTTTAAAG GTCTACCTAGTAAGTGGTTAAATGATGATTTTGAGTTGCCAGAAAATCCACCATGCATAGTTTCAGTTCTGTGTGAAATCAAGGATGGACTTGCTGTAGAAGCTAATACAATGAAAGAGTATAGTTGGAAGAGAGTTATGAAATCATTCTTTGATAAAAAG ttGCTGAAAGGAAATAGTGAAACTCAATTGGGTATACTTGACATaggaaattttgatttaaatcagAAATCATTGAACAATCTATATGAGACTTATGTTCTAAGTGTTGGGGAATTTGACGAGAGAATATTTTTAg GTGAACATGCACAGGAACAGATAGGAACAAAGAAAGTGTCCGGAGATGAAATATCACAAGTTATTGCAAACTTTGGTCCT AGTGCAAAATCATGTCCTGATACACCATTAACTGGTCGTAGTTACTTGGAACGTAGAGCTGAAAAGTTGACTCCAGTGTCCGAGGCCACCAACAGCCTCGGTAGGTTAGCCAAGTTCCTACACCAGTGCAGGCCTCAGCCGTCGTCTGCACTTTTAAGATTGTTTtc TGAGTATGGAGTTAGTGAAGAAACAATTACAAAGAAAGTTATAGAACCATGCAACATGTGGAGTGAACAATTTGGAAACAGCCTGAAGGAATGTGACTGCAGTGCGGAGACAATCAGGTTCAGGTGTAATATGGTGACATGCCTGTATTACAAAGTGTTTGAACATATTATTAGAGAAGAACACAGGAAAAAGCCCCAGGTTTCCTTACAG ATTTTATTATCACAAGAAACATATCAGCTTACCGTATTTGCGTGCTGTACGGAAGTAGTTTTACATTCATATGGCGTCCACTCGCTGAGGTTTCCCAGAGTTTTGCAAATATTTGGCCTGAGTGCTTTCCATTTCTACAAAATTATTGAACTGGTTGTTAAGGCGATTGTGGATAAACTGAGCAGGGATGtcattaaacatttaaatgct GTTGAGGAACAGGTGCTGGAATCACTTGTATGGAAGTCCGACAGTCCTCTGTGGGATCAGTTGTTGAGGTCACCTGTACCTCCTTCCTCAAAGGTTTACGTTCATGATTCACCAAATGCAAAGAATA CAGCAATAGATCGGTATATAACACCGATGGCTGACCAAGCAAAAAAACAACTCTTCAAAGATAATGTTAAACCTGGGCAGTCATTGTTAG TTAATACAAATCCAAAGCATGATGCAGTTGAACCAGTGACTCCGAACGGCGAAACCACGCCCAATACGACGCCTAAAAAGACGAATAACTCATTGATACTGTTCTTTAGAAAG TTCTATAGTTTGGCAGTAGTTCGAATGAATGATCTTTGTACGCGCCTAAGACTGACCGATGACGAGCTGAAGAGGAAGATATGGACGTGTCTAGAATACTCCATAATGCTTCAAACACAACTCATGAAGGACAGGCATCTAGATCAGATATTGATGTGCTCTGTCTATGTTATATGTAAG GTATCAAACACTGCTAGCAATCAGGTAGAGCGCACATTTGCAGACATAATGCGGTGCTACCGGCAGAGGCCTCTAGCGGACAATCATGTTTATAGATCTGTATTGATCAGCCAGATTGACGAAG GGTCACCAGAGCGAGGagatttaataaacttttacaaTAGAGTATATGTGCAGTGTATGCAGAATTTCGCGCTAAGGTTTACTGGAAGACATAAAGAT GAGTGCAGCCTGTCGCCGCTGCCGGCCGCTCGCGGCTCGTCTCTGTCTCCGGGCGGCCAGCGCGTGTGCAGCGCGCAGCAGCTCTACGTGAAGCCTCTCCCCTCGTCGCCGCCCACGCACCGGCACCACCTCACCTACCGGTTCAGCCGCAGCCCCGCGAAG GACCTGCAAGCTATCAACACGCTGATGTCGAGCGAGGTGGGCGGCGTCAAGCGAGGAGTCGTGAGCGACGCCGGCGACCTCGTCAAGAGAGCCAGGTGCGCACCCGGCGTGGCCCGCAAGCTGCAGGGACTGGTCAGCGACCGACAGGCGCTCTGA